The Lycium barbarum isolate Lr01 chromosome 12, ASM1917538v2, whole genome shotgun sequence genome includes a region encoding these proteins:
- the LOC132621199 gene encoding ACT domain-containing protein ACR6 isoform X1 produces the protein MDDEYAKLIRRMNPPRVVIDNKSCEDATIIQVDSVNKHGILLQVVQVLTDLNLVITKAYISSDGGWFMDVFNVTDQVGNKVRDEEILSYIQKTLENDEVLLPSLRGTVGLMPSEEHTSIELSGTDRPGLFSEVCAVLSDLHCNVVNAAIWTHNARAAAVVHVVDDVTDCAIEDPKRLATIKKLLRNVLKGNNDLKTANMTLSPPGFTHRERRLHQIMFADRDYVKVRRGAEQGKVEDLKSGPCITVYDCSEKDYTVITMRSRDRPKLLFDIVCTLTDMQYVVFHGVVHTGKMEAFQEFYIRHVDGFPISSDAERERVILCLEAAIERRTSEGLELELCTEDRPGLLSDITRIFRENSLCIKRAEISTEGRKAKDIFYVTDVTGNPVEQKTVDSIREQVGSNMLHVKWSPCHSAKLPEEGTISFLFGNLFKVRTLQNLKLIGSYS, from the exons ATGGATGACGAGTATGCTAAGCTTATCAGGAGGATGAATCCTCCCAG AGTGGTAATTGACAACAAATCTTGTGAGGATGCAACCATTATCCAG GTTGACAGTGTCAACAAGCATGGGATTCTACTTCAAGTTGTACAGGTTCTGACGGATTTAAATCTTGTTATCACTAAAGCATACATTTCCTCTGATGGGGGATGGTTTATGGACG TGTTTAATGTGACTGATCAAGTTGGAAATAAAGTTAGGGATGAAGAAATCCTCAGCTATATTCAAAAG ACTCTTGAAAATGATGAAGTTCTGTTACCCTCTTTAAGGGGAACTGTTGGCTTGATGCCTTCTGAAGAGCACACGTCCATTGAACTAAGTGGGACAGACAGACCTGGTTTATTCTCTGAAGTGTGCGCTGTTCTTTCTGACCTTCACTGTAACGTGGTGAATGCTGCAATCTGGACACATAATGCTAGGGCTGCAGCTGTGGTTCATGTTGTCGACGACGTTACAGATTGTGCAATTGAAGACCCAAAACGTCTTGCTACAATTAAGAAACTTCTTCGCAACGTCCTCAAGGGAAACAATGATTTGAAAACCGCAAATATGACACTTTCACCTCCTGGGTTTACACATAGGGAGAGAAGATTGCACCAGATAATGTTTGCTGATAGGGACTATGTAAAAGTTAGAAGGGGGGCAGAACAGGGCAAAGTTGAGGATTTGAAGTCAGGGCCTTGTATAACTGTTTATGATTGCAGCGAAAAGGATTACACCGTGATCACTATGAGGTCAAGGGATCGACCTAAGCTGTTGTTTGATATTGTCTGCACTCTGACTGACATGCAGTATGTGGTCTTTCACGGAGTTGTTCACACAGGGAAGATGGAAGCTTTTCAg GAATTCTATATTCGACATGTTGACGGGTTTCCAATAAGCTCAGACGCTGAGCGAGAACGTGTGATTCTGTGCCTTGAAGCAGCTATTGAGAGAAGAACCTCTGAG GGTCTAGAGTTAGAATTGTGTACAGAAGATCGACCAGGACTACTATCAGATATCACTAGGATATTCAGGGAAAATAGTTTGTGTATTAAAAGAGCAGAAATTTCAACAGAAGGGCGGAAGGCAAAGGATATCTTTTATGTCACAGATGTGACCGGGAATCCAGTTGAGCAAAAGACAGTTGACTCAATTCGTGAGCAAGTTGGCTCAAATATGCTGCATGTTAAGTGGAGTCCTTGTCACTCAGCAAAGCTACCTGAAGAGGGAACAATTAGCTTCCTCTTTGGAAATCTCTTCAAAGTTCGAACTCTCCAAAATCTGAAGCTGATCGGATCCTACTCTTAA
- the LOC132621199 gene encoding ACT domain-containing protein ACR6 isoform X2 produces MDVFNVTDQVGNKVRDEEILSYIQKTLENDEVLLPSLRGTVGLMPSEEHTSIELSGTDRPGLFSEVCAVLSDLHCNVVNAAIWTHNARAAAVVHVVDDVTDCAIEDPKRLATIKKLLRNVLKGNNDLKTANMTLSPPGFTHRERRLHQIMFADRDYVKVRRGAEQGKVEDLKSGPCITVYDCSEKDYTVITMRSRDRPKLLFDIVCTLTDMQYVVFHGVVHTGKMEAFQEFYIRHVDGFPISSDAERERVILCLEAAIERRTSEGLELELCTEDRPGLLSDITRIFRENSLCIKRAEISTEGRKAKDIFYVTDVTGNPVEQKTVDSIREQVGSNMLHVKWSPCHSAKLPEEGTISFLFGNLFKVRTLQNLKLIGSYS; encoded by the exons ATGGACG TGTTTAATGTGACTGATCAAGTTGGAAATAAAGTTAGGGATGAAGAAATCCTCAGCTATATTCAAAAG ACTCTTGAAAATGATGAAGTTCTGTTACCCTCTTTAAGGGGAACTGTTGGCTTGATGCCTTCTGAAGAGCACACGTCCATTGAACTAAGTGGGACAGACAGACCTGGTTTATTCTCTGAAGTGTGCGCTGTTCTTTCTGACCTTCACTGTAACGTGGTGAATGCTGCAATCTGGACACATAATGCTAGGGCTGCAGCTGTGGTTCATGTTGTCGACGACGTTACAGATTGTGCAATTGAAGACCCAAAACGTCTTGCTACAATTAAGAAACTTCTTCGCAACGTCCTCAAGGGAAACAATGATTTGAAAACCGCAAATATGACACTTTCACCTCCTGGGTTTACACATAGGGAGAGAAGATTGCACCAGATAATGTTTGCTGATAGGGACTATGTAAAAGTTAGAAGGGGGGCAGAACAGGGCAAAGTTGAGGATTTGAAGTCAGGGCCTTGTATAACTGTTTATGATTGCAGCGAAAAGGATTACACCGTGATCACTATGAGGTCAAGGGATCGACCTAAGCTGTTGTTTGATATTGTCTGCACTCTGACTGACATGCAGTATGTGGTCTTTCACGGAGTTGTTCACACAGGGAAGATGGAAGCTTTTCAg GAATTCTATATTCGACATGTTGACGGGTTTCCAATAAGCTCAGACGCTGAGCGAGAACGTGTGATTCTGTGCCTTGAAGCAGCTATTGAGAGAAGAACCTCTGAG GGTCTAGAGTTAGAATTGTGTACAGAAGATCGACCAGGACTACTATCAGATATCACTAGGATATTCAGGGAAAATAGTTTGTGTATTAAAAGAGCAGAAATTTCAACAGAAGGGCGGAAGGCAAAGGATATCTTTTATGTCACAGATGTGACCGGGAATCCAGTTGAGCAAAAGACAGTTGACTCAATTCGTGAGCAAGTTGGCTCAAATATGCTGCATGTTAAGTGGAGTCCTTGTCACTCAGCAAAGCTACCTGAAGAGGGAACAATTAGCTTCCTCTTTGGAAATCTCTTCAAAGTTCGAACTCTCCAAAATCTGAAGCTGATCGGATCCTACTCTTAA
- the LOC132621197 gene encoding pentatricopeptide repeat-containing protein At5g14080, with the protein MMKRSVGEFASVISGALIDASKQSTRTQTWTPALEQTLHHLRCRESLSPTLVAKVIDPFLVNHHSLALGFFNWASQQPGFSHDSSTYHSILKTLCITRQFNTLDKLFKQVKAQKIRLHPSLYRSVIASQIIGKKSNLAFSIFSEVPSLASEIGSQTCNSLLAALSSEGNYKCAFQVFDEMNHRGVRLNTLGFGVFLWRLCSFNGLEKSLGLLDEVRKIDFSGINGSVLAVLVVHGLCSGSRIAEAVSAFDELRIRECKPDFIAYRVVAEALGNMRSVVDKDLVLKKKRKLGVAPRNNDYKEFIFDLISEKLIIEAKDLGKVIACGNFPMDDDLLHALIGSVSVIDPELAIFFLNFMLGKEMVPDLVAVTSLSANLCKHGKIDELLEVFQNLSSRNYFSHTHSYNIMVSFLCKAGKVREAYEVLRDMRRKGAIPDIQSYNLLLEACCQEDLLRPAKRLWDEMFTNGCPGNLETYNILIQKCSEEGEIEDAYRLFHDMIEKGVVPDAITYISVLKGLCQAKDLKMSLEVFDKCAMQNPTLARSVLRTFILSLCKEGYLVPAMELLRDQSTDIAILDSHLILLKFLADAEAISLAVEHLKWIQGKSPMMHQALSNEILASISSSSKPDPILKLFQLMQENRLNITNDLGKEMAYR; encoded by the exons ATGATGAAGCGATCAGTGGGAGAGTTTGCAAGTGTAATAAGCGGAGCTCTCATCGACGCATCAAAGCAAAGCACCCGAACCCAAACATGGACACCAGCATTAGAACAAACATTGCATCACCTCAGATGCCGGGAATCACTCAGCCCAACACTCGTCGCCAAAGTCATCGACCCATTTCTTGTCAACCACCATTCTCTTGCACTCGGTTTCTTCAACTGGGCCTCTCAGCAACCAGGCTTCTCACACGACTCTTCCACTTACCATTCCATTCTCAAAACTCTTTGCATTACCCGCCAATTCAACACACTTGATAAGCTATTTAAACAGGTTAAAGCTCAGAAAATCCGACTTCATCCTTCTCTTTATCGCTCTGTTATTGCTTCCCAGATCATTGGTAAGAAATCCAATTTAGCATTTTCCATTTTCAGTGAGGTTCCTTCGTTGGCATCAGAGATTGGATCCCAAACTTGTAATTCACTGCTTGCTGCTTTGTCGTCGGAAGGGAATTATAAATGTGCTTTCCAGGTGTTCGACGAAATGAATCATAGAGGTGTTCGGTTGAACACGCTTGGTTTTGGTGTGTTTCTGTGGAGATTGTGTAGTTTTAATGGGTTGGAAAAGAGTTTGGGTTTGTTAGATGAGGTTAGGAAGATTGACTTTTCGGGAATTAACGGATCAGTTCTTGCAGTTTTAGTAGTGCATGGGTTGTGTTCTGGGTCTAGGATAGCAGAAGCTGTTTCTGCTTTTGATGAGTTGAGGATAAGGGAATGTAAACCCGATTTTATTGCTTATAGAGTTGTTGCTGAAGCGTTGGGGAATATGCGAAGTGTAGTTGACAAAGATTTGGttttgaagaagaagaggaaactAGGGGTAGCACCGAGGAATAACGATTATAAAGAGTTCATCTTTGATTTGATTTCGGAGAAGCTGATCATTGAAGCTAAAGATTTGGGCAAAGTAATTGCATGTGGGAACTTCCCTATGGATGACGATTTGCTCCATGCTTTAATAGGATCAGTTTCAGTTATTGATCCTGAACTCGCCATCTTTTTTTTGAACTTCATGCTGGGTAAAGAAATGGTCCCTGATCTTGTTGCTGTGACGAGCTTAAGTGCAAACCTTTGTAAGCATGGAAAGATTGATGAACTGCTTGAAGTTTTTCAAAATTTGTCTTCTAGAAACTATTTTAGTCACACACAtagctataatattatggttTCATTTTTGTGTAAGGCTGGGAAAGTGAGAGAAGCTTATGAAGTTCTTCGTGACATGAGAAGAAAAGGTGCAATTCCTGATATACAATCTTACAATCTCCTTCTAGAAGCTTGCTGTCAAGAAGATCTACTACGACCAGCAAAACGGTTGTGGGATGAGATGTTCACAAATGGGTGCCCGGGTAATTTAGAGACGTACAATATTCTTATTCAAAAGTGTTCAGAAGAAGGTGAAATTGAAGATGCTTATAGGCTTTTCCATGACATGATAGAGAAAGGAGTAGTACCTGATGCTATTACATACATTTCAGTCCTGAAAGGTCTTTGTCAAGCAAAAGATCTCAAAATGTCTCTTGAAGTTTTTGACAAATGTGCTATGCAGAATCCAACCCTTGCACGTTCCGTCTTGCGTACATTCATCCTCAGCCTCTGCAAGGAAG GTTATTTGGTTCCTGCAATGGAGTTACTTCGTGACCAAAGCACTGATATTGCAATTTTAGACTCCCATCTGATTCTTCTCAAGTTTTTAGCTGATGCTGAAGCGATAAGTTTGGCTGTTGAACATTTGAAGTGGATTCAAGGCAAGTCTCCTATGATGCATCAAGCACTGAGCAATGAAATATTGGCATCAATATCATCTTCTTCCAAACCAGATCCAATTCTCAAGTTATTTCAACTGATGCAAGAAAACCGTCTCAATATTACTAATGACTTGGGGAAAGAAATGGCTTACAGATGA
- the LOC132621200 gene encoding actin-related protein 2 encodes MDNRNVVVCDNGTGYVKCGFAGENFPTSVFPCVVGRPMLRYEESLMEQDLKDIIVGDDCLKLRHQLDISYPVNNGIVQNWDDMGNVWDHAFYNELKIDPTECKILLTDPPLNPSKNREQMVETMFEKYNFAGVFIQIQAVLTLYAQGLLTGLVIDSGDGVTHVVPVVDGYSFPHLTKRMNVAGRHITSYMVDLLLRRGYAMNRSADFETVRDIKEKLCYISYDYKREYQLGLETTILVKNYTLPDGRILKVGTERFQAPEALFTPDLIDVEGDGMADMVFRCIQEMDIDNRMMLYQHIVLSGGSTMYPGLPSRLEKEILDRYLDVVLKGNKDGLKKLRLRIEDPPRRKHMVYLGGAVLAGIMKDAPEFWINRQDYLEEGVACLSKCGQA; translated from the exons ATGGATAACAGAAACGTCGTCGTTTGCGACAACGGCACCGGG TATGTCAAGTGTGGCTTCGCGGGTGAGAATTTTCCCACATCTGTATTCCCTTGTGTTGTGGGGAGGCCAATGCTAAGATATGAAGAATCCCTCATGGAACAAGACTTGAAG GATATTATTGTAGGAGATGATTGCTTGAAGTTGCGCCATCAGTTGGATATATCTTATCCCGTCAACAATGGAATTGTGCAAAACTGGGATGATATGGGGAATGTATGGGATCATGCATTTTACAACGAACTGAAG ATAGATCCAACAGAATGCAAAATTCTGCTGACAGATCCACCTCTCAATCCATCCAAAAATCGCGAACAAATG GTAGAAACCATGTTTGAGAAGTACAACTTTGCTggtgttttcatccaaattcaagCTGTTCTAACATTGTATGCTCAAG GTTTGTTGACTGGGCTGGTAATCGACTCAGGTGATGGAGTTACACATGTT GTTCCCGTTGTCGATGGATACTCATTTCCTCACCTCACGAAAAGAATGAATGTAGCTGGACGCCATATAACGTCTTATATGGTTGATCTGCTACTTCGGAGAGG GTATGCAATGAATAGGAGTGCTGATTTTGAGACAGTCAGGGATATTAAAGAAAAGCTGTGCTACATTAG TTATGATTACAAGAGAGAATATCAGTTAGGGCTTGAGACTACAATTCTTGTTAAGAATTATACT CTTCCAGATGGGAGGATACTTAAAGTTGGCACAGAGAGGTTCCAGGCTCCTGAGGCACTTTTTACTCCA GATCTTATTGATGTTGAAGGTGATGGCATGGCTGACATGGTATTTCGCTGCATCCAGGAGATGGATATTGACAACAGGATGATG CTCTACCAACATATTGTTTTGAGCGGCGGAAGTACTATGTATCCTGGCTTACCTAGTCG ACTTGAGAAGGAAATTTTGGACCGCTATCTTGATGTTGTTTTGAAGGGGAACAAAGATGGTTTGAAG AAATTGCGCTTACGAATAGAAGATCCGCCAAGAAGAAAGCATATGGTGTATCTCGGAGGTGCAGTTCTGGCAGGAATTATGAAG GATGCCCCTGAGTTTTGGATCAATAGACAAGATTATTTAGAAGAGGGAGTTGCATGCTTAAGCAAGTGTGGTCAGGCATGA
- the LOC132621201 gene encoding uncharacterized protein LOC132621201 encodes MNGKSGVYLFHYVMNLSTSYYTLFPTHPPLQNSKESSHALFVCEFRLAIRSVCIFAFAMTTTALVLLAVSCCFLWLNLSSPLQVEAAAKVVNPQITVMGMVYCDICSNNSFSRHSYFMPGVEVKIDCTFKAMATRTAELVSVSVNRTTNRHGVYRLEIPSVDGIECAAEKEVGTSCRATLIGSKSSSCNIPGSTRTTTDEITIKSKQANMCIYSLSALNFRPSKRNVALCGN; translated from the exons ATGAATGGAAAAAGTGGGGTCTATTTATTCCACTATGTAATGAATTTGTCTACATCCTACTATACTCTCTTTCCTACACATCCACCCTTACAAAATTCCAAAGAAAGTTCACATGCTTTGTTTGTTTGTGAATTCCGACTAGCAATAAG GTCAGTCTGCATTTTTGCTTTTGCCATGACTACTACTGCACTTGTTCTCTTAGCGGTTTCATGCTGCTTCTTGTGGTTGAATCTATCGTCACCTTTGCAAGTTGAGGCAGCAGCAAAAGTGGTTAATCCTCAAATCACTGTGATGGGTATGGTTTACTGTGACATTTGCTCCAATAATTCCTTCTCCAGGCACAGCTACTTCATGCCAG GTGTAGAAGTTAAGATAGACTGCACCTTCAAGGCAATGGCAACAAGGACAGCAGAACTGGTATCAGTGTCAGTGAACAGAACTACCAACAGACATGGAGTTTACAGGTTGGAGATACCTTCTGTGGATGGAATAGAGTGTGCTGCAGAGAAAGAAGTGGGCACTTCTTGCAGGGCTACCCTTATTGGAAGCAAATCTTCTTCATGTAATATACCTGGCTCTACAAGAACCACTACTGATGAGATTACCATCAAATCTAAACAAGCAAACATGTGCATCTATAGTCTCAGTGCTTTAAATTTCAGACCTTCTAAGAGAAATGTTGCTCTCTGTGGAAATTAA